One Hydrogenobaculum sp. 3684 genomic window, GTTTTATACAATAAATGCGCCCCGTTGACTTAGCACTCACTATACTCTTTATTCAGATAATAGGGTTGGTGGGAGTTTATAGTTCTACATACACCACTTACGGTTTTCAATATGGACTTTTTATAAAACAACTTTTATATATTTTCTTAAGTTGGGTTATCATGTATGGTATAAGTAGGGTTAGGTTCTCTTCAGTTCTTTCTTTAGCTCCTTTGATATATGGTGTAAATCTTTTTCTTTTAATAGCGGTGATGTTTGTTGGAAAAACTATATACGGTGCAAAAAGATGGATAGGCGTAGGTCCTTTTGGCATACAACCATCGGAGTTTATGAAGGCCTCCGTAATACTTATAGTAGATTATATAATTTATATGAGCCCTTATTTAAAAGCCCAAAAAATAGCTTATATACTCCTTAGTATCGGTATACCCTTTCTTATAATATATAAGCAACCAGATTTGGGTTCTGCGGTGATAATGACATTACCTGTAATGTCTTTGGTATTCTTTGCGAAGTTTCCAAAAAATTTTTTCAGATACGCAATACCTATAGCAATGGTAATTCCTATAGTAGCGTGGCATTTTATGAAGCAATATCAAAAAGAGCGGATATTGACGGTTTTAAACCCAAAAGCCTATTACTCCAAAGGTGGTTATCAGCTTATCCAATCCATAATATCAATAGGCTCTGGTAGAATTTTTGGCAAAGGTTTTTTAAAAGGCACCCAATCTCACCTTCTGTTTCTACCGGAAAGACATACCGACTTTATTTTTTCTGTTATAGCGGAAGAGTTTGGATTTGTGATATCTGTGGTTATAATAATATTGTATTTGTATTTGGTTTTGAGGCTTTTAAGTATATCTTACTATTTGAGATTGTATACAGAAAAAATATACGTGGTGATGGTGGCAGCTTTTATATTTTTTCATTCTACGATAAATTTGGCTATGGCTATGGGTCTTGTGCCGGTGGTGGGTATACCGCTTCCTTTTATTTCTTATGGAGGAAGTAATATAATGGTTAGCTCTATACTTCTTGGACTCTGCTTTTCAATAGTAAACAGTCATAGAGAAACCAAGTTTAGCCTTTTATCCCACGATAGCATTATAAAGTATGATACTGGGGATTAAAATTATTGTATAGCTTTAGCTCAATCAATATAACTAAAATCATTTACAATGATAGAAGATTTTGCTATAATAAAGAAGTTGTTTGATGGTAGTCCCCATCGTCTAGCCTGGCCTAGGACACCGGCCTTTCACGCCGGCGACGCGGGTTCGAATCCCGCTGGGGATGCCATTTCTGATCAAACATATTTTGAAAAAACCAATTAAATCTACATCTTAAAATCTATAAAACAATGACAAAATACCATTGACTTTTAAAATTTTAGTTAAATATTTTATGTATCTTATTTTTGGAGGCTTTTATGAGAGAAGATTGGAGCCTAAGAAGCAACTGGACCAATAAAACACAAATGCACCTTGCAAGGCAAGGTATTATAAGTGAAGAAATGCGTTATGTGGCAAAGGTAGAAGGTCTTCACCCAGAGTTTGTACGTCAAGAGGTGGCAAGAGGCCGTATGATAATACCTGCCAACATAAACCATAGACACTTAAAACCTATGTGTATAGGTATAAATTCAAAAGTTAAAGTAAATGCAAATATAGGAAACTCAAAGCTTGCATCAGATATACCACAAGAGATAGAGAAAGCAAAAATCTCCATCAAGTATGGCGCAGATACAATAATGGATCTATCCACTGGTGAAGCTATAAAAGAAACAAGAGAAGCTATTATAAATGCAGTTGATGTGCCAGTAGGTACAGTGCCAATATATGAAGCTTTTAAGATAGCAAAAAATAGAATAAAGGATATTACCGAAGATCTTATTTTAGATGTAATAGAAGAACAAGCAAGGCAAGGCGTTTCTTATATGACCATTCACGCTGGCGTGCTAAAGGAGTTTATACCCCTTACTACTCATAGAGTTATGGGCATAGTATCAAGAGGCGGTGCCCTCATGGCACAGTGGATGCTAGAGCATGGAAAGCAAAACCCTCTTTATACAAACTTTGATAAAATATGTGAGATATTTAAAAAATACGACGTATCTTTTTCTTTAGGAGATGGGCTAAGACCTGGAGCCATAGCAGATGCATCAGACGAAGCTCAGTTATCAGAGCTTATGGTGCTTGGAGAGCTCACAAAGAAAGCATGGGAGCACGATGTACAGGTAATGGTGGAAGGACCTGGGCATGTACCGATGAATCAAATAGAGTTTAATATGAAAATCCAACAAAAATACTGTCATGAAGCACCATTTTATGTACTTGGTCCTTTGGTGATAGATGTGGCGCCAGGTTATGATCACATAGCTTCTGCTATAGGTGCTGCAATGGCTGGTTGGTATGGGGCTGCTATGCTTTGTTATGTGACTCCAAAAGAACATCTTGGTTTACCTAATCTAGAAGATGTAAAACAAGGTCTCATAGCTTACAAGATAGCTGCTCACGCTGCAGATGTGGCAAAAGGTTTACCAGGAGCTAGAGAATGGGACTTAGAAATGTCAAAAGCAAGATACGCTTTTGATTGGAATCGCCAATTTGAACTTGCCATAGACCCAGAAACCGCAAGAGCTTACCACGATGAAACGCTTCCACAAGAAGGATACAAGACTGCAAAATTCTGTTCTATGTGTGGACCTGAGTTTTGTTCTTACCGTATATCTCAAAACGTGAAAACAGACTTTGAAGAGCAACTAGCTGAAGGTACATGGCAAACCCCTTGAGTGTAACTTTTTTTGCAAGGAGCATGACCGGGTTTGCCCAGAAAACTGCGGAGATAGACGGCTTTAGTATAGTTTTAACCTTAAAATCTGTAAACGGGAAGGGTCTTGACATATCTGTTAAGATTCCTTCTCAGGATTTTCAAACCCTAGAAACCTATATAAAAGATAGGATAAAAAGCTCTTTGGCAAGAGGTACTGTTTTAGTGTCCATAGATTTAAAACAAACAAAAGATATTAAGAATATGGATGTGGGATTTTTGGAAAATATAATAAAAGATTTAAAAGAAACCTGTCAAAGGTTAAACATAAACCTAACGGATGATAAAATCTTTGATATTGCTATGGAAACTTACAAAACCTCCCAAGAAAAAGATGAAGAGAAAAAAGAGCGTATTAAAGATACTATCACAATGCTTTTTGAACAAGCGTTAAAGGAGTTTATGGAATCCAAAGAAAAAGAGGGAGAATTTCTTATAAAAGATATAAAATCCCGTGTAGAGCTTTTAGAAGAATACCTATCAAAAGCAAAAGAAAGTTTTAAAGAATATGAAAACGCATCAAAGGAAAAAATAATAGAAAAAGCCAAGAGTTTAAGTTTAGAAGAGCAAAATCCTATAGTGGTAAATGAACTTATGCTTTTACTTCAAAAGCTTGATATATCTGAAGAAATATCTCGTATAGAAAATCATCTTAATCATATACTCGATATAATATCCTCAGAGCAAATAGAAAAGGGGAAGAAGATAGAATTTGTGGCTCAGGAACTTCACAGGGAGATTACCACGATGTCCAACAAAGTGCCAGAACTATCTCGTATAGCTGTTAATATGAAGTATGAAACCGATAAAATAAAGCAACAGTCTGCAAACTTAGAATAAAGGAGAAAATATGGAAAAGTTAGAACTGCCAAAGGATATAAAAGATAAGATATTGGCTACATGCGTAAATAAAGTGCTTTGTCTTGAGGCTATGAAATACGTTTATCTTGTAAAAAAAGACGATGGAACTCTTGATGTGGCTGAAGAATTTGATAACATAGATTATCATGCCCTTTGGTTTGTGGTGCTTTCTGTGGTAAACAAAGCAAGAAGGCTTTTAAGAGGAGAATCCATAGAGGATATTTGATGCCTTATACAATAAGGGTTAAGAAGAAGTTTAACGCCGCTCATTTTCTTACATATTACAAAGGGGCTCCAGAACCCATTCATGGTCATACTTTTGGCATAGAGGTTTTTATAGAGGCAAATAATCTGGACAAAGGTGGCATAGGTGTTGATTTTGTAGAGATAGATCAATATCTTGATGAAATATTACCAGATTATAAGCTTTTAAACGATGTATTTGATTTTTCACCAAGCGCCGAAAATTTAGCTAAATATTTTTTTGATACATTAAAAACAAAATACAACGTTAAAAAAGTAATAGTTTGGGAAACAGAAAACTGCGGTGCCGAATATTACGAATAATTAACCAATCTTTGATTTTAAAGACTCTACCTTCTGTTTTAACCTTCCGGTCTTGTCTCCTTTCCTATAGTCTATAGCCATATTGACGTATATTCTGTTAGAATCTTGTTGCATTGCCTCAAGCCCTTTCTTTATTATTTCAAGAAGTGGTTCTATCTCCGTGCTTTCTATCATGGTGGCCATGGGTGTTATTACATACTCAAGACCTGACTCGTGAATAATCTTAGACACCTTTGACACATATTGACTTAGAGATTCACCTTTATCCACTGGAAACATGCTTATAGAAAGTATGTAGCTCATCCTTGCCTCCTTTGGTTTTGTGATTTTAGAATTTAAAAAAGTTCATTTTAAAAGCCATGATACAAAGCATTTATACCATATAATCTTTGAAGTCAAAATAGAAAAATCTTACCAGCTCATTAATATCTTTTTGCATAGGATAAAGAATTCTTTTGAGTTTCTCATGCATATCAAATAGCGTATCTTGATTTTTGTTTGCTTTTACCCATTTTGGCAATACTACGTATACATAATAAAAAGCTATCTCTACATCTATAAAAGTATCCATCAAATCTTTCACTAAAGATCTGCAGTATTCAAATAATTC contains:
- a CDS encoding FtsW/RodA/SpoVE family cell cycle protein; its protein translation is MRPVDLALTILFIQIIGLVGVYSSTYTTYGFQYGLFIKQLLYIFLSWVIMYGISRVRFSSVLSLAPLIYGVNLFLLIAVMFVGKTIYGAKRWIGVGPFGIQPSEFMKASVILIVDYIIYMSPYLKAQKIAYILLSIGIPFLIIYKQPDLGSAVIMTLPVMSLVFFAKFPKNFFRYAIPIAMVIPIVAWHFMKQYQKERILTVLNPKAYYSKGGYQLIQSIISIGSGRIFGKGFLKGTQSHLLFLPERHTDFIFSVIAEEFGFVISVVIIILYLYLVLRLLSISYYLRLYTEKIYVVMVAAFIFFHSTINLAMAMGLVPVVGIPLPFISYGGSNIMVSSILLGLCFSIVNSHRETKFSLLSHDSIIKYDTGD
- a CDS encoding 6-carboxytetrahydropterin synthase → MPYTIRVKKKFNAAHFLTYYKGAPEPIHGHTFGIEVFIEANNLDKGGIGVDFVEIDQYLDEILPDYKLLNDVFDFSPSAENLAKYFFDTLKTKYNVKKVIVWETENCGAEYYE
- a CDS encoding DUF1732 domain-containing protein encodes the protein MTGFAQKTAEIDGFSIVLTLKSVNGKGLDISVKIPSQDFQTLETYIKDRIKSSLARGTVLVSIDLKQTKDIKNMDVGFLENIIKDLKETCQRLNINLTDDKIFDIAMETYKTSQEKDEEKKERIKDTITMLFEQALKEFMESKEKEGEFLIKDIKSRVELLEEYLSKAKESFKEYENASKEKIIEKAKSLSLEEQNPIVVNELMLLLQKLDISEEISRIENHLNHILDIISSEQIEKGKKIEFVAQELHREITTMSNKVPELSRIAVNMKYETDKIKQQSANLE
- a CDS encoding MTH1187 family thiamine-binding protein codes for the protein MSYILSISMFPVDKGESLSQYVSKVSKIIHESGLEYVITPMATMIESTEIEPLLEIIKKGLEAMQQDSNRIYVNMAIDYRKGDKTGRLKQKVESLKSKIG
- the thiC gene encoding phosphomethylpyrimidine synthase ThiC, with the protein product MREDWSLRSNWTNKTQMHLARQGIISEEMRYVAKVEGLHPEFVRQEVARGRMIIPANINHRHLKPMCIGINSKVKVNANIGNSKLASDIPQEIEKAKISIKYGADTIMDLSTGEAIKETREAIINAVDVPVGTVPIYEAFKIAKNRIKDITEDLILDVIEEQARQGVSYMTIHAGVLKEFIPLTTHRVMGIVSRGGALMAQWMLEHGKQNPLYTNFDKICEIFKKYDVSFSLGDGLRPGAIADASDEAQLSELMVLGELTKKAWEHDVQVMVEGPGHVPMNQIEFNMKIQQKYCHEAPFYVLGPLVIDVAPGYDHIASAIGAAMAGWYGAAMLCYVTPKEHLGLPNLEDVKQGLIAYKIAAHAADVAKGLPGAREWDLEMSKARYAFDWNRQFELAIDPETARAYHDETLPQEGYKTAKFCSMCGPEFCSYRISQNVKTDFEEQLAEGTWQTP